In Legionella sp. PATHC035, a genomic segment contains:
- a CDS encoding YdgA family protein, giving the protein MKKFTGLVIILAVLILGGYYGMGVLTEKTIRKNVEVIDQSNGLYAEIEQYHKGLFSSEAKIKWNLHIPERVVKDENGQPQTLPAQDFNSEMPLTIHHGPVIFANKRLRFGLGYAETVFPFPSQYNEQFDAQFSKDSVKPQLDLSIFVNYLNESTVDFKVPNFKLIAKDGTGNFEWLGMDSSTTMSSGMGKVEGKIKLDGLNATKDDTKITLSKVSSDYDLHETPAGLYLGDANFSLPSFVVLVKDQKMFELIDLVIKSDSDIEQHLFNTNFNVTLKSLLANGQNYGPGDLEVALRNLDADVLAKINQQTTAMQNGNDMQRQQAMLALLPELPKLFNKGAEFEISKLSLKIPQGQIEGNLFVTLPKGENANPFEMMQKIQGKAKLQVPAEAVKQIMKQSVIQQIAKKPELQQTLTQQLQANQTAAQTNQPAPTVEQLAEMQTNKQINALQQSGLITVQGTDFVIEASLDQGKFTINGKPYDPSMMKF; this is encoded by the coding sequence ATGAAAAAATTTACAGGATTAGTAATTATCCTGGCCGTTCTAATTCTAGGCGGATATTATGGCATGGGAGTTCTTACTGAAAAAACAATCAGAAAGAATGTAGAAGTAATTGACCAATCTAATGGCTTATATGCTGAAATTGAGCAATACCATAAAGGATTATTTAGTTCTGAAGCCAAAATCAAATGGAACTTACATATTCCAGAACGCGTTGTTAAAGATGAAAACGGACAACCTCAAACTCTTCCTGCCCAAGATTTTAATTCAGAGATGCCTCTAACAATCCATCATGGTCCAGTTATTTTTGCAAATAAACGTTTGCGCTTTGGCTTGGGCTATGCTGAAACAGTTTTCCCGTTTCCATCGCAATATAACGAACAATTTGATGCCCAATTCTCTAAAGACTCTGTTAAGCCACAGTTGGATTTAAGTATCTTTGTGAACTACTTAAACGAAAGCACTGTCGATTTCAAAGTACCTAATTTTAAATTAATTGCCAAAGATGGTACTGGTAACTTTGAATGGTTGGGTATGGACTCAAGTACAACCATGTCTTCTGGTATGGGAAAGGTTGAGGGGAAAATCAAGTTGGATGGCTTAAATGCTACCAAAGATGATACTAAAATTACTTTAAGTAAAGTATCGAGCGATTATGATTTGCATGAAACACCGGCCGGATTGTATCTTGGTGATGCAAACTTCAGCCTGCCGTCTTTTGTTGTCTTAGTTAAAGATCAAAAAATGTTTGAGCTTATCGATCTGGTAATTAAGTCAGACAGTGATATCGAGCAACATCTTTTTAATACTAATTTTAATGTGACTCTAAAATCGCTATTAGCAAATGGTCAAAATTATGGTCCAGGAGATTTGGAAGTTGCTTTAAGAAATCTCGATGCGGATGTATTGGCTAAAATTAATCAGCAAACAACAGCGATGCAAAACGGTAATGACATGCAACGCCAACAAGCAATGCTTGCGTTGCTTCCTGAACTACCCAAATTATTTAATAAAGGTGCGGAATTTGAAATCTCTAAACTGAGTTTAAAGATTCCACAAGGACAGATTGAAGGAAATCTTTTTGTCACTTTGCCTAAAGGTGAAAATGCCAACCCATTTGAAATGATGCAAAAAATTCAGGGTAAAGCGAAATTACAAGTTCCCGCAGAAGCTGTGAAACAGATTATGAAGCAATCAGTGATTCAACAAATCGCCAAAAAACCTGAATTGCAACAAACCTTAACGCAACAATTGCAAGCGAACCAAACAGCCGCTCAAACAAATCAACCTGCCCCTACGGTTGAGCAACTCGCTGAAATGCAAACCAACAAACAAATAAATGCATTGCAGCAAAGTGGCTTAATTACAGTTCAAGGAACTGATTTTGTGATTGAAGCCAGTTTGGACCAGGGTAAATTCACAATTAATGGCAAACCCTATGACCCTTCAATGATGAAATTTTAA